A part of Primulina eburnea isolate SZY01 chromosome 10, ASM2296580v1, whole genome shotgun sequence genomic DNA contains:
- the LOC140803829 gene encoding uncharacterized protein At5g01610-like, whose protein sequence is MLPLRHFFIPLTALFVCLSLLSEAAPNESETSIYEVLKLYGLPIGLLPKGISNFSFEDSGKFEVHLDQACYSKFESELRYDMNVTGALSDGKINELSGISVQDLFLWFPVIEIRVDIPSSGLIYFDVGVVSKQFSLSSFETPRDCLPVSAPDLEETVSKIVPAKIRLEHDQDNASAAAAAAGMTIL, encoded by the exons ATGCTCCCTTTACGCCATTTCTTCATCCCACTGACGGCCCTTTTCGTATGTCTATCGTTACTATCAGAAGCAGCTCCTAATGAATCAGAAACATCCATCTACGAAGTTCTCAAGCTTTACGGGCTGCCCATTGGATTGCTGCCTAAGGGCATAAGCAATTTCAGTTTCGAAGATTCTGGGAAATTTGAGGTTCACTTGGATCAAGCGTGCTATTCCAAGTTCGAGAGTGAATTGCGCTACGATATGAATGTAACTGGCGCTCTGAGTGACGGGAAGATCAATGAGTTGTCGGGTATTTCGGTACAGGATTTGTTTTTGTGGTTTCCGGTGATCGAAATCCGGGTCGATATTCCCAGCTCCGGATTGATTTACTTTGATGTGGGTGTTGTTTCGAAGCAGTTTTCACTGTCTTCTTTTGAAACTCCAAGGGATTGTTTGCCTGTTTCGGCGCCGGATCTCGAGGAGACTGTTTCAAAG ATCGTACCGGCAAAGATTAGACTCGAGCATGATCAGGATAATGCCTCAGCCGCAGCCGCAGCCGCTGGAATGACAATATTGTAG
- the LOC140842954 gene encoding uncharacterized protein, translated as MRHRRWLELVKDYDYNISYHIGKANVVVDALSRKNSVTAQLLVQRPLQAEIQMFELAVYANGDALSFCTLTVQSTLRDRIRAGQTSDEQLEEWRQWDESKGQSLYTVEDDILIYPDQLWVPSIDSLREYIKSLAYNTP; from the coding sequence ATGAGACATCGGAGGTGGCTAgagctagtgaaggattatgactacAACATTAGCTACCATATAGGTAAGGCTAATGTTGTTGTAGATGCCCTGAGCAGGAAGAattcagtgaccgctcagttgtTGGTACAGAGACCATTGCAGGCAGAGATTCAGATGTTTGAGCTTGCAGTTTATGCTAACGGTGATGCCCTTAGTTTTTGTACCCTGACAGTTCAGTCGACACTGAGGGACAGGATCCGAGCAGGGCAGACTTCTGACGAGCAGTTAGAGGAGTGGAGACAGTGGGATGAGTCTAAGGGCCAAAGCTTGTATACAGTTGAGGACGACATACTCATATATCCTGACCAACTGTGGGTTCCTAGCATTGATTCCCTAAGAGAATATATCAAGAGTTTGGCCTACAACACCCCGTAA
- the LOC140842955 gene encoding uncharacterized protein — MRLQEVFCDKCGGEHFSKEFQDSDPFYVQYEAQVGIQNHPRNYPYLNSYNPGWRQHPNFSWGGQNSQNRPQRGKNCGQQPMYRPEPREEKSSLEQMMPKFISSAKTRLQNMEASIKGLENHIWQLAKMIASRDPDTFSSNTETNPKEQLKAIALRNGKVIEQEGKETGKQREEAADTSTSKSSNSTQASTTQSRIVIPPVFPTALEKTKMDAQFGKFLEVFKKLNINIPFVDALMQMPIYAKFLKDISVNKKKLEDHMTPYVILVQVLTLMPLSMFKKLDLGETKTTRMSLQLSDISVRYPQGFIEDVLVKVDKFIFSVDFVVLDMVEDMEMHLILGRLFLETSKALTDVQEGKLRLRVREKEITFDVFNALKHTLHTNDCFRVDSLDSLVCNFLMDAMKDPLKSTLTTEVKEDELDEEKDETVAYFNASHPRKKPMRMRLEDLGDKRED, encoded by the exons ATGCGCCTTCAAGAAGTATTCTGTGATAAATGCGGAGGAGAACATTTTAGTAAGGAATTCCAAGACAGTGATCCTTTTTATGTGCAATACGAGGCACAAGTGGGGATTCAAAACCATCCTAGGAATTATCCTTATTTGAATTCATACAATCCGggatggaggcaacatcccaacttctcatggggtggcCAAAACAGTCAGAATCGGCCACAGCGAGGAAAAAATTGTGGTCAGCAACCGATGTATAGACCTGAGCCTAGAGAGGAGAAGTCTAGTTTGGAGCAGATGATGCCTAAATTTATCTCATCCGCCAAAACTAGACTACAAAACATGGAAGCATCGATAAAAGGGTTAGAAAATCATATATGGCAGTTGGCTAAGATGATCGCTAGCAGAGATCCAGACACCTTTTCTAGCAACACTGAGACTAATCCGAAAGAGCAATTAAAGGCCATAGCATTGAGGAATGGAAAAGTAATTGAACAAGAGGGGAAGGAAACAGGAAAGCAAAGAGAGGAAGCAGCTGACACGTCCACaagtaagtcttctaactctacgcAGGCATCAACTACACAATCTAGAATTGTTATTCCTCCAGTGTTTCCTACTGCATTGGAAAAAACAAAAAtggatgcacaattcggtaagttccttgaagtatttaaaaaattgaacaTTAATATTCCTTTTGTTgatgctttgatgcaaatgcctaTTTATGCTAAATTTCTGAAGGATATATCAGTgaataaaaagaaattggaggatcacatgact ccttatgtgatcttggtgcaagtattaaccCTTATGCCTTTGTCTATGTTTAAGAAACTTGATTTGGGAGAGACTAAGACAACAAGGATGTCTTTGCAGCTATCAGACATATCTGTCAGGTATCCACAAGGATTCATAGAGGATGTATTGGTGAAAGTCGATAAGTTTATATTTTCTGTAGATTTTGTAGTGCTTGACATGGTCGAGGATATGGAGATGCACTTAATTCTAGGGAGATTGTTCCTTGAAACTAGCAAGGCCCTGACtgatgtgcaagaagggaagttgagattgagagtgagAGAGAAAGAAATCACTTTTGATGTCTTTAACgctcttaagcacacactgcacacTAATGATTGTTTTAGAGTTGATTCTTTGGATTCACTTGTGTGTAATTTTTTGATGGATGCTATGAAGGATCCATTAAAAtccactctcactactgaagTAAAGGAGGATGAATTGGATGAAGAGAAAGATGAAACAGTGGCATATTTTAATGCCAGTCATCCACGGAAGAAGCCAATGAGGATGAGATTGGAGGATTTGGGAGATAAGAGAGAGGATTGA